Proteins encoded within one genomic window of Saccharopolyspora pogona:
- a CDS encoding haloacid dehalogenase type II: MSRAPLAEINRLALATAVEEQGLTVDASALDRLALVTQRLRPWPDATPALRALSGRFTLVALSNATTAMLAAISRRGTLPWHCVLSSELVRSYKPDPVVYEMALDLLRVEPEQSMLVAAHPWDLRAAAAKGIRTAYVARAGEGTPEPTDAFDVEADDLAHLARTLIE; encoded by the coding sequence GTGAGTCGGGCGCCGCTGGCGGAGATCAACCGCCTCGCCCTGGCCACAGCAGTCGAAGAACAAGGACTCACCGTTGACGCCTCGGCCCTGGACCGGCTCGCACTGGTCACCCAACGGCTGCGCCCGTGGCCGGATGCGACGCCTGCTCTCCGCGCCCTGTCCGGACGTTTCACCCTGGTGGCGTTGTCCAACGCAACCACGGCGATGCTCGCCGCTATCAGCCGCCGAGGCACTCTACCTTGGCACTGCGTGCTTTCCAGCGAACTCGTGCGCTCCTACAAGCCCGACCCCGTGGTGTACGAGATGGCGCTGGATCTCCTCCGCGTCGAACCCGAGCAGAGCATGCTCGTCGCGGCACACCCCTGGGACCTGCGCGCCGCAGCGGCGAAAGGCATCCGAACGGCATACGTGGCCCGAGCAGGAGAGGGCACCCCAGAACCCACCGACGCCTTCGACGTCGAAGCCGACGACCTCGCCCACCTCGCGCGCACATTGATCGAGTGA
- a CDS encoding transglutaminase-like domain-containing protein: MESSVEPWLRATEFLDHDSSQVHGFVRAAISDKHSTPVDKAVALYYAVRDGLFYEVYATDMSRVGLQASTIVESGQGFCVQKSILYAACLRAVGIPSKLVVTEVRNHLASDRLRRMVGGEVFVHMLNSAYLNGRWVRATPVFNEMLCRLYGMDSLEFDGVHDSMHHPFDDGNGRSMEFIREHGEFDDLPYDWLLELMRHKHPAMFAGASTAGSGSLMDEANSP, encoded by the coding sequence ATGGAAAGCTCCGTCGAACCGTGGCTACGTGCCACGGAATTCCTCGACCACGATTCGTCCCAGGTGCATGGATTCGTGCGCGCCGCCATCTCCGACAAGCACAGCACGCCGGTGGACAAGGCGGTAGCCCTGTACTACGCGGTGCGTGACGGCCTGTTCTACGAGGTCTACGCCACAGACATGAGTCGGGTAGGTCTGCAGGCGAGCACCATCGTCGAATCCGGTCAAGGCTTCTGCGTGCAGAAGTCGATCCTTTACGCCGCGTGCCTACGAGCCGTCGGCATCCCTAGCAAACTGGTCGTCACCGAGGTGCGCAACCACCTCGCTTCGGACCGGCTGCGCCGGATGGTCGGTGGCGAAGTGTTCGTCCACATGCTCAACTCCGCGTACTTGAACGGAAGGTGGGTGCGTGCGACACCGGTGTTCAACGAGATGCTGTGTCGCCTCTACGGTATGGACAGCCTCGAGTTCGACGGCGTGCACGACAGCATGCACCACCCGTTCGACGACGGCAACGGCCGGTCGATGGAGTTCATTCGCGAGCACGGCGAATTCGATGATCTGCCGTACGACTGGCTGCTCGAGTTGATGCGCCACAAGCACCCCGCGATGTTCGCCGGGGCGTCGACGGCCGGAAGTGGTTCGCTCATGGACGAAGCGAACTCCCCCTGA
- a CDS encoding acyl-CoA dehydrogenase family protein: MIQWTDEQRALREALEDIGAALGEGHSERDQTAVFPHGQWKMLAGSDLFRAPFDQRWGGLGMDLPATMYLLEGLGYSCRDAGLNFSASTQLVSTGIPLHRFGSESLKARYLPSIVNGSSITAHAISEPDGGSDALNMRCTAVEADDSYILDGNKVFVTNAPVADLFTVYARTGDHPGPGSITAFLIERDTPGLVLGGKIEKMGLRSSPFAEVFLDRCRVPKENVIGRVGSGFWILDHVMKWEILCSFVINVGEMRSRLERTVAYARQRVQAGTPISKHQAISHRIVDMKVALETARMWLYHTAELVREGRDTTVEVAISKLLASEANLASALSAVQVFGGYGYTAEYGLEQELRNSVAGVIYSGTTEIQKNRIAAMLNL, translated from the coding sequence GTGATCCAGTGGACAGACGAACAGCGAGCGCTGCGGGAGGCGCTGGAGGATATCGGTGCCGCGCTCGGCGAAGGGCACTCCGAACGCGACCAGACCGCGGTGTTCCCGCATGGGCAGTGGAAGATGCTCGCCGGCAGCGACCTCTTCCGAGCTCCCTTCGACCAGCGGTGGGGCGGCCTCGGCATGGACCTGCCCGCGACCATGTACCTGCTGGAGGGGCTCGGCTACAGCTGCCGGGACGCCGGGTTGAACTTCTCCGCCTCCACCCAGTTGGTCAGCACCGGAATCCCCCTGCACCGGTTCGGCAGCGAGTCGCTCAAAGCTCGCTATCTGCCGAGCATCGTCAATGGCAGTTCTATCACCGCGCACGCCATCTCCGAGCCCGACGGTGGTTCCGACGCCCTGAACATGCGATGCACTGCGGTGGAGGCCGATGACTCGTACATACTCGACGGGAACAAGGTTTTCGTGACCAACGCGCCGGTTGCGGACCTGTTCACCGTCTATGCGCGAACCGGCGATCATCCCGGGCCAGGCAGCATCACGGCCTTCCTCATCGAACGGGACACCCCGGGGCTCGTTCTCGGCGGCAAGATCGAGAAAATGGGCCTGCGCAGCTCGCCCTTCGCGGAGGTATTCCTCGACCGCTGCCGGGTGCCCAAGGAGAACGTCATCGGCCGAGTCGGCTCGGGGTTCTGGATCCTGGACCACGTCATGAAATGGGAGATCCTCTGCTCGTTCGTCATCAACGTCGGCGAGATGCGCAGTCGCCTCGAACGGACCGTTGCCTACGCCAGGCAACGGGTGCAGGCCGGCACGCCGATCAGCAAGCACCAGGCGATCTCGCATCGCATCGTGGACATGAAGGTCGCGCTGGAGACCGCCCGGATGTGGCTTTACCACACCGCGGAACTCGTCCGGGAAGGCAGGGACACAACGGTAGAGGTCGCCATCAGCAAGCTACTGGCTAGCGAGGCCAATCTGGCCAGCGCGCTGTCGGCGGTGCAGGTCTTCGGCGGCTACGGGTACACGGCGGAGTACGGGCTGGAACAGGAACTGCGTAACTCCGTCGCGGGAGTCATCTATTCGGGTACCACCGAAATCCAGAAGAACCGAATCGCGGCCATGTTGAACCTGTGA
- a CDS encoding polysaccharide deacetylase family protein: MTSSWLSPGKSAAVALTFDVDAETGVLSMDAKYAKHAMTMTHQAFGPDIGVPRILGILKDLQVPATFYFPGWVAERRPNLVAQVAEAGHEIAHHSYSHVPASSMTAAEERRDFERALEVFKNQGVDIYGHRAGLWEASWQTASLVAEYGLLYDSSLMNDDRPYHVPTESGSVVELPPHWSLDDWEQYAFLPAPQIGSIIEEPLKVLSMWKYELDAMRRYNSLFMLTNHPFLTGRAGRAEALRSLIEYGQSCDDVEFVTCREIAERAKADDSLATRPLQQPDIEAGVFPTS; encoded by the coding sequence ATGACTTCAAGCTGGCTCAGTCCTGGGAAATCCGCAGCCGTGGCGCTTACCTTCGACGTCGACGCCGAAACCGGCGTGCTCTCTATGGACGCGAAATACGCAAAACACGCCATGACGATGACCCACCAGGCTTTCGGCCCCGACATCGGTGTGCCACGAATCCTCGGTATACTCAAAGATCTCCAGGTGCCGGCCACGTTTTACTTCCCTGGCTGGGTGGCCGAACGGCGCCCGAACCTGGTTGCCCAAGTCGCCGAGGCAGGGCACGAGATCGCTCACCACTCCTACAGCCACGTTCCTGCATCGTCGATGACCGCCGCCGAGGAGCGCCGCGACTTCGAGCGCGCGCTCGAAGTCTTCAAGAACCAGGGCGTAGACATTTATGGTCACCGAGCGGGCCTGTGGGAAGCAAGCTGGCAGACCGCCTCGCTGGTTGCCGAGTACGGGCTGCTCTACGACTCGTCCCTCATGAACGACGACCGGCCTTACCACGTTCCCACAGAATCCGGTTCAGTCGTAGAGTTACCGCCGCACTGGTCGCTGGATGACTGGGAGCAGTACGCGTTTCTCCCCGCGCCGCAGATCGGCTCGATCATCGAAGAACCGCTCAAGGTCTTGTCGATGTGGAAGTACGAGCTCGACGCGATGCGCCGGTACAACTCGTTGTTCATGCTCACCAACCACCCTTTCCTCACCGGGCGCGCCGGGCGAGCCGAAGCGCTGCGTTCGTTAATTGAGTACGGACAGTCCTGCGACGACGTCGAGTTTGTGACCTGCCGCGAGATCGCCGAGCGCGCAAAAGCCGACGATTCGCTGGCGACCAGGCCGCTGCAGCAGCCCGACATCGAGGCCGGCGTGTTCCCAACGAGCTGA
- a CDS encoding ectoine synthase, translating to MIIRDKSESPTVDWGNGLSTRLLVESDNMGFAVAETFVRAGSKSALQYRNHLEACYCIAGSGEIATADGSVSGVLKPGVLYALDKNDPHYLIAAPGEDLHLISVFNPPIRGDEQHTLSEDGFSAY from the coding sequence TTGATCATCCGCGACAAGTCCGAGTCACCGACCGTCGACTGGGGCAACGGGCTCAGCACCAGGCTTCTGGTCGAGTCCGACAACATGGGATTCGCCGTCGCTGAAACCTTCGTCCGTGCCGGGAGCAAGTCTGCTCTGCAGTACAGAAACCACTTAGAGGCCTGCTACTGCATCGCCGGCAGCGGCGAGATCGCCACTGCTGACGGCAGTGTCTCCGGCGTCCTTAAGCCAGGCGTGCTCTACGCCCTAGACAAAAACGACCCGCATTACCTCATCGCCGCACCCGGCGAGGATCTGCACCTGATCAGCGTCTTCAATCCACCGATCCGCGGTGACGAGCAGCACACACTCAGCGAGGATGGATTCTCAGCCTACTGA
- a CDS encoding acyl carrier protein — translation MSTIRELQEHITETYLPDVDPSELDRELDLLDSGVVDSLGVLRLIAWIDKRYGLALGNADVTLDDFRTISAISDLIDRERRPVARPM, via the coding sequence GTGTCGACCATTAGGGAACTCCAAGAGCACATCACCGAGACCTATCTCCCCGACGTTGACCCGAGCGAACTGGACCGGGAACTCGACCTCCTGGACTCCGGCGTCGTGGACAGCCTCGGAGTACTCAGACTCATCGCCTGGATCGACAAGCGGTACGGGCTAGCCCTGGGCAACGCCGACGTGACACTCGACGATTTCCGCACCATCTCCGCGATCAGTGACCTCATCGACCGCGAGCGAAGGCCCGTGGCGAGACCAATGTGA
- a CDS encoding alpha/beta hydrolase: MTGRWGSPPREAVAVRTAPPFDAELGAALAALGDLLRERLTPENLAAQRERDAASRPRPTAAELRADGRFTVEELSVPGLPGSPDVTLVYARPADATGLLPVLYYMHGGGMIMGNAWSVLPKILRDWSAPLGLAVVSVEYRLAPETRYPGPLEDCHAGLLWTVGHAEELGIDDKRVIIGGKSAGGGLAAALALLNRDRGDGHTPIGQLLQCPMLDDRLNTHSAHQMTDIGLWDRSSTAVAWQAYLGDRYGAPDLPPYAAPARTTDLSGLPPTYLDVGSAETFRDENVAYAQAIWRAGGDAELHVWPGAFHGFDSVAPTAALTREARHARTQWLSRILGRTRRK; encoded by the coding sequence ATGACCGGGCGCTGGGGCTCCCCGCCCCGCGAAGCGGTCGCCGTGCGGACGGCCCCGCCGTTCGACGCCGAGCTGGGCGCCGCTTTGGCGGCCCTGGGCGACCTGTTGAGGGAACGGCTCACTCCGGAGAACCTCGCCGCCCAGCGGGAACGAGACGCCGCGAGCCGACCCCGGCCCACCGCAGCCGAGTTGCGGGCCGACGGCCGCTTCACCGTCGAGGAGCTGAGCGTGCCCGGTCTCCCGGGGAGTCCGGACGTCACGCTGGTGTACGCGCGGCCCGCCGACGCCACCGGGCTGCTGCCGGTGCTGTACTACATGCACGGCGGCGGGATGATCATGGGCAACGCCTGGTCCGTTCTGCCGAAAATCCTCCGCGACTGGTCCGCCCCGCTTGGCCTGGCCGTCGTGTCCGTGGAATACCGACTGGCGCCGGAGACGCGCTACCCCGGGCCGCTGGAAGACTGCCACGCGGGACTTTTGTGGACCGTCGGCCACGCGGAGGAGCTCGGCATCGACGACAAGCGCGTGATCATCGGAGGCAAGAGCGCCGGCGGCGGGCTCGCCGCGGCCCTGGCGCTGCTCAACCGGGACCGGGGCGACGGACATACACCCATTGGGCAGCTCCTGCAGTGCCCGATGCTCGACGACCGCCTCAATACCCACTCCGCCCACCAGATGACCGACATCGGTTTATGGGACAGATCCTCGACCGCCGTCGCCTGGCAAGCCTACCTGGGCGACCGGTACGGAGCCCCGGACCTGCCGCCCTACGCCGCCCCCGCCCGCACCACCGACCTGAGCGGGCTGCCGCCCACCTACCTCGACGTCGGCTCAGCGGAGACCTTCCGCGACGAGAACGTCGCCTACGCCCAAGCGATCTGGCGTGCCGGCGGCGACGCCGAGCTCCACGTCTGGCCCGGCGCCTTCCATGGCTTCGACTCCGTCGCCCCTACCGCGGCCCTTACTCGCGAAGCCCGCCACGCCCGAACCCAGTGGCTCAGCCGCATACTCGGGCGCACCCGCCGAAAATAA
- a CDS encoding DsbA family protein, with translation MPVVVYSDYVQRAALRHANDEAGVTVVPTILIGGTLIEGVPDRERLLRAPERSNAR, from the coding sequence TTGCCGGTGGTCGTCTACTCCGACTATGTGCAGCGCGCGGCGCTTCGCCACGCCAATGATGAGGCCGGTGTCACGGTGGTTCCCACGATTCTGATCGGTGGGACGCTCATCGAGGGAGTCCCTGATCGCGAACGTCTCCTGCGCGCCCCGGAGCGTTCCAATGCCCGATGA
- a CDS encoding Imm1 family immunity protein has translation MSALTGRVVYRLFDLAEHVAELATPEQVREFVTLLSSDKVNDAILTHTERPRVETLIPDEDDPNTFLTVPDHSVIVGVHGDRGALSYQGNDGHGTEPVHFYSRGDGPEQPVLYETDEFPPRCEVTIDTIRKALIEFLRTAKRPVTLTWQPAHDSAHQ, from the coding sequence GTGTCCGCTCTGACCGGTCGCGTCGTGTACCGCCTGTTCGACCTCGCCGAGCACGTCGCCGAGCTGGCCACGCCTGAGCAGGTCCGCGAGTTCGTCACGCTGCTGTCCAGCGACAAGGTCAACGACGCCATCCTCACCCACACCGAGCGCCCGCGGGTGGAGACGCTGATCCCGGACGAGGACGATCCGAATACGTTCCTGACCGTGCCGGATCACTCCGTGATCGTCGGTGTCCACGGTGACCGCGGCGCGCTTTCCTACCAGGGCAACGACGGCCACGGTACCGAGCCGGTCCACTTCTACAGTCGTGGCGACGGCCCCGAACAGCCTGTGCTGTACGAAACCGACGAGTTCCCCCCGCGCTGCGAAGTCACCATCGACACGATCAGGAAGGCGTTGATCGAGTTCCTGCGGACCGCCAAGCGCCCGGTCACGCTGACCTGGCAACCCGCACACGACTCCGCCCACCAGTGA
- a CDS encoding AMP-binding protein: MAYFGFGKEAAMPSPDFLSSIERHAWDNPDDIALLWRDEAVSYGELYRMAMAMRRGLFNRFGYQRRLLCVPAMKSPATVALLVGCQLAEFAVLVPSVDLGEVVLRELAVGSGCSHLVRAADDADSIQLEPLAVRSGFWQQRGGVSHTSLLLTTSGSTGVPKVVPIGHSGFDAFASWAADAFGIGRGTRVLNYSPFNFDLCLLDLWTTLARGGCVRLVDPVRATDGRYLAGLLADDTIEVFQSVPMAFRLIAEHTDAAARFNTRELILTGDAMRPGLAAELFLRFPHARVFNVYGCTETNDSFIHEIRPPVEGSSVPIGHPLPGVDALVVDRTGHILTGAGSGELLVRTPFQTQGYLDPAKDAAKFTDDPGGSAQYFRTGDIVHRDPSGLHWLEGRDDFHVKVRGVRTNLQEVERVLLDHDEILDAAVVAIPDELAGNRLHASVHCGAGTRLNGLTVRLHCASRLPRTAIPEWFDIRQEPLPTMPNGKTDRKRIRTELLERGTSVDH, translated from the coding sequence GTGGCGTACTTTGGCTTCGGAAAGGAAGCAGCAATGCCGTCTCCGGATTTCCTCTCAAGTATTGAACGTCATGCGTGGGACAACCCGGATGACATCGCGCTGCTGTGGCGAGACGAAGCCGTCAGCTACGGGGAACTTTATCGAATGGCGATGGCCATGCGACGGGGTCTGTTTAATAGATTTGGTTACCAGCGGCGACTGCTCTGCGTGCCCGCCATGAAATCACCCGCGACTGTGGCACTGCTCGTCGGTTGTCAATTGGCCGAATTTGCCGTGCTGGTTCCCTCGGTGGATCTCGGCGAAGTTGTTCTCCGTGAACTCGCGGTGGGCTCCGGCTGTTCCCACCTAGTCCGAGCCGCCGATGACGCCGATTCCATTCAGTTGGAGCCGCTGGCTGTCCGCAGCGGCTTCTGGCAGCAGCGAGGCGGCGTCTCCCACACGTCGCTGCTGTTGACCACATCTGGCAGTACTGGAGTGCCCAAGGTGGTTCCGATTGGCCACAGTGGATTCGACGCCTTTGCCTCATGGGCCGCCGATGCCTTCGGCATCGGACGCGGAACTCGCGTGCTGAACTACTCGCCGTTCAACTTCGACCTGTGTCTGCTGGACCTGTGGACTACCCTCGCGCGAGGTGGCTGCGTGCGGTTGGTCGATCCTGTGCGGGCCACTGACGGCAGGTATCTGGCCGGTCTGCTCGCCGATGACACGATCGAGGTATTCCAAAGCGTTCCGATGGCGTTCCGACTGATTGCCGAGCACACCGACGCAGCAGCGCGGTTCAATACGCGGGAGCTGATCCTGACCGGTGACGCGATGCGTCCCGGGCTTGCCGCAGAGCTGTTCTTACGATTCCCGCACGCACGTGTGTTTAACGTGTACGGGTGCACCGAAACCAACGATAGCTTCATCCATGAGATCCGGCCCCCCGTAGAAGGCTCCAGCGTACCGATCGGGCATCCGCTGCCGGGCGTCGATGCACTCGTTGTCGATAGGACCGGGCACATCCTCACCGGGGCGGGGAGTGGAGAACTCCTGGTACGCACCCCGTTCCAGACGCAGGGGTATCTGGATCCGGCCAAGGACGCCGCGAAGTTCACCGACGATCCGGGCGGCTCGGCGCAGTACTTTCGGACCGGGGACATCGTCCACCGCGATCCGTCGGGGCTGCACTGGCTGGAAGGGCGCGACGACTTCCACGTGAAGGTGCGCGGTGTGCGGACGAACCTCCAAGAGGTCGAGCGCGTGCTGCTGGACCACGACGAGATCCTTGACGCAGCCGTGGTGGCGATTCCCGACGAGCTGGCCGGAAACCGCTTGCATGCCAGCGTGCACTGCGGGGCAGGAACGAGGCTCAACGGGCTCACCGTCCGATTGCACTGCGCGAGCAGGCTGCCCCGTACCGCGATCCCTGAATGGTTCGACATTCGCCAGGAACCGCTGCCAACCATGCCTAACGGAAAAACCGACCGGAAGAGGATTAGAACCGAACTGCTGGAAAGAGGGACCAGTGTCGACCATTAG